One stretch of Melospiza georgiana isolate bMelGeo1 chromosome 28, bMelGeo1.pri, whole genome shotgun sequence DNA includes these proteins:
- the LOC131094235 gene encoding peptide YY-like gives MVLSPRPWRALVAVSLCALLCLAAAYPPKPESPGEDASPEEMARYFSALRHYINLVTRQRYGKRASPGAAGTELLLGTGSDGSRFDDDSSW, from the exons ATGGTGCTGTCCCCGCGGCCGTGGCGCGCGCTGGTGgccgtgtccctgtgtgccctgctgtgcctggcgGCCGCGTACCCCCCCAAGCCCGAGAGCCCCGGCGAGGACGCGTCCCCCGAGGAGATGGCGCGCTACTTCTCGGCCCTCCGCCACTACATCAACCTGGTCACGCGGCAGAG GTACGGGAAACGCGCCAGCCCCGGCGCCGCGGGGacggagctgctcctggggaccgGCAGCGACGGGTCACG GTTCGATGACGACTCCTCGTGGTGA